In the genome of Cryptosporangium aurantiacum, the window CCCAGGTAGTAGTGCACGGCCGGGATCTGCGGCACCAGGCAGGACAGCGCGGTGGCTGCGGTCGAGTGGGTGTGCACCACCGCGCCGACGTCCGGGCGGGCCGCATAAACCGCGAGGTGCAGCGGCAGTTCGCTGGTGGGCTTCAGCCGGGCATCGATCACCGACCCGTCCAGCGCGTGCAGGCCGACGTCCTCGGCGCGCAGCGTCGTGTAGGACACGCCGGTCGGTGTGACCGCGACCTGGTCGCCGACGCGCGCCGAGACATTCCCGGCCGTTCCGACGACCAGACGGTCGGCGACCATCCGCTGGCAAACTTCGGCGATCGCGTCCCGCTCCGTCACGGTCGGGATCTTCTCACCCGGCGCGCCGCGCCTCGGCGCGGGTCTCCGGCGCGCCGGTATCAAACGCGTGCATCGTGTCCTGTCGCTGCTCCTCGGCGCCCTGCGCGATCGGGGCGTCCAGCCAGTCCTCGGGGATGCCGAACGCCTCGACCAGCGTCAGCGCGTGTGGGCGCAGCTCCTGGCAGAGCTCGTTGACCGCGGCGGTGACCCGCTTCGCGCGACCGGGCGTCATGCGTCCGTGGCCGAGGAACCAGGCCAGGTCGGCCTCGATCGTGGACAGTGCGAACAGCGAGCACACCCGGTCCAGCAGCGCGCGGGTGTCCGGGTCCTCCACCCGGTCCACCGCGCCGGTGAACGCTTCGAGGAGCACCTGCTCGACGTGCACCCGCGCCAGCCGCAGCACGTGGTCCTGGGCGTCGTTGAACACCGCGAACGCGTCCGCGTCCGGCTCACCGGCCTTGCGTAGCCGCCGCGCCAACCCGTCGAGGACGTGCTTCTCACGGTCCTCGAACAGCGCCAGGTGCCACTCCCGGTCCCGCAGGTCGCCTTCCTCGTCCCGGCCGGGCGCGACCCGCCGGAGCCGATCGAGGAGGTTCCGCGCCGAGGTCCGCTCGGCCACCGCCTCCCAGACCTGGTCGGCGAAGAATCGGACCATGCCGAGCGCGTCGAGGTCGCCGACCTGGTCGCGGTAGCCGGTCAGTAGCCCTTTGGCGACCAGCTGCAGCAGTACCCGGTTGTCACCCTCGAACGTGGTGAACACGTCGGTGTCGGCGCGTAGCTGCGGCAGCCGGTTCTCGGTCAGGTATCCCGCACCACCGCACGCCTCCCGACAGGCCTGGATGGTGGCCGACGCGTGCCAGGTGGCGATCGCCTTCAGCCCCGCTGCGCGGGCCTCCAGCTCCCGCTGCCTGCGTTCGGCTGCCTCGCCGTCGTCCCGCGCGTCCCCACTGCCGGTGTCGACGCTCGGCCGCGGGCCATCGGCGCCGTGCTGCACTCCGGCCGGCGACGCAGCGGTCGCGAGGCCGTCGGCAGGCTGCAGCTCGTGCAGCGTGGTCACCAGCTCTTCCTGGGCGAACCGCAGGGCGTACGTCTTCGCCAGCGCGGGCAGCAGCGCACGTTGGTGGGCGAGGTAGTCGAGCAGCGCCACCTCGCGGTCGCGCCCGGGCGCGGCGAACTGCCTGCGCACCTCGCCGTACCGCACCGCGATCGCCAGCGCGGTCTGCGTCGCGCTGCCCGCTCCCCCGGCGACGCTGACCCGGCCGCGAACCAGCGTGCCGAGCATCGTGAAGAAACGCCGACTCGAGTTCTCGATCGGGCTGGAGTAGGTGCCGTCCTCGGCGACGTCGCCGTAGCGGTTGAGCAGGTTCTCCCGCGGGATACGGACGCGGTCGAACCAGAGCCGTCCGTTGTCGACGCCGGACAGCCCGGCTTTCCCGCCGCAGTCACCGATCCGGACGCCGGGGCAGGGGTTACCCGCGTCGTCCCGGATGGGCACCAGGAACGCGTGGACGCCGTGCGACTCGCCCTGGGTGATCAGTTGCGCGAACACGACCGCGAGCCGCGCGTCCCGGGCGGCACCACCGAT includes:
- a CDS encoding class II aldolase/adducin family protein; protein product: MTERDAIAEVCQRMVADRLVVGTAGNVSARVGDQVAVTPTGVSYTTLRAEDVGLHALDGSVIDARLKPTSELPLHLAVYAARPDVGAVVHTHSTAATALSCLVPQIPAVHYYLGLFGGAPRVAPYVEYGTDGLAAGAVSALEGRTACLLGNHGAVAVGSTLAEAYERALYLEWVCEVALRVLSSGVIPRLLDGVELDDATARLATYGQGAR
- a CDS encoding acyl-CoA dehydrogenase; translated protein: MSDTAVDQPELSELRRVFDGRWGRIREEARQALRRPEFGLAADLDRDAHRQHVWEQLQQLAKVGHSRLGFPTRYGGEGDTGGSVVSFEMLGYGDLSLMVKSGVQWGLFGGAIQALGTDRHHERYLPAVMSLDLPGCFAMTETGHGSDVQHLRTIATYDPETREFVVETPHEAARKDYIGGAARDARLAVVFAQLITQGESHGVHAFLVPIRDDAGNPCPGVRIGDCGGKAGLSGVDNGRLWFDRVRIPRENLLNRYGDVAEDGTYSSPIENSSRRFFTMLGTLVRGRVSVAGGAGSATQTALAIAVRYGEVRRQFAAPGRDREVALLDYLAHQRALLPALAKTYALRFAQEELVTTLHELQPADGLATAASPAGVQHGADGPRPSVDTGSGDARDDGEAAERRQRELEARAAGLKAIATWHASATIQACREACGGAGYLTENRLPQLRADTDVFTTFEGDNRVLLQLVAKGLLTGYRDQVGDLDALGMVRFFADQVWEAVAERTSARNLLDRLRRVAPGRDEEGDLRDREWHLALFEDREKHVLDGLARRLRKAGEPDADAFAVFNDAQDHVLRLARVHVEQVLLEAFTGAVDRVEDPDTRALLDRVCSLFALSTIEADLAWFLGHGRMTPGRAKRVTAAVNELCQELRPHALTLVEAFGIPEDWLDAPIAQGAEEQRQDTMHAFDTGAPETRAEARRAG